A window of Daphnia pulicaria isolate SC F1-1A chromosome 10, SC_F0-13Bv2, whole genome shotgun sequence contains these coding sequences:
- the LOC124313940 gene encoding dedicator of cytokinesis protein 9-like isoform X1, translating to MAERKFSRGLRKPGMAAQLRESVSQVVRETAVQSKPQRAEPIDYEAVLAKNRIIFNNDPHRELLLFPPEDVSQSKIARQCRTTKSTVPEEILQNEGSYFTQKCAQFYTCDWSTLSFKYRAYSGSCLDLPRLERLSLLTDPKHEVDVEGDADDEMFSPESPPTLEGYLLKGPEGASEKMFANIATKSFKRRFCKLRQDITGSYFLDICKEDKKQDAALSISLDECEDVVANKRKNKFGFQLRLVNQRSYVFAASSESELNNWLEKLCMAVHSSKQFCDDRRSLPDPELALKSTKVPSSYGTLRSLESSLNPQLTKYARETEMSISLARRENRNLLFNLSPIKPFPGASDGFMQTKVKPFEDNFGHRFFARCESINFRLQAPIDGDKGPLGQVEPYFITLALYDLKLNKKITEDFHSDVNHPLMKAVIQSIQANSDEPNKIFDIPGDWLAFPKQAVFSVRHIHSEVFLVIRIETILQGSVVTSAEPYVRPNSDIKTGLKVQKSARSYCSRLGRYRMPFAWAARPLFRSSGELDTTSEISTIYRQESHRNSDEDLIKTLNDFRRPEKLSRLTIIPGMIRVTVEHLKEAMPNMLTASLVPIKPFPLPPVQEPTIEIAEFPTVRVEDGFPYMSYVNHLYVYPRSLKYDTQKTFHRARNIACVIELRDSDAKDAQPLKSIYGQVGQLQMVSQWVCSVSHHITSPCWMDEIKINLPTSLNNKHHLLFTFLHISCDLSKQKKDRDNKEVLGPEVVVGYSWLPLMHKGRLRIEQQGLPVSAHLPPGYLSFEPLGLGRGYAGPEIRWVDGQKPIFQVHLELVSTVTARDQHLHNFFLHMAKLNETRSIASLFPTAAELDAHKPLEEAPKSPAIQENGSRELSKLVKASDFVSKIVKALHAVDVTEVVHHLPVVLNQLMWLMVRINSEELSVNVIKVLIHIVNQLHEFEKANILDAYLEYVFVTPTLTESANKATVHEEMVKTLCVLLRPSNTDFLVMHKFLRHANFFLKLITRSMAQHILESGRIKMQRQERFHMDYMRNVESLVETISPHIQIKYKDLPDETRHANLAIAEFVKKCLSLMDRGFAFRLVSIYLNTFRPDDPRALYELKFQFLQSVCFHEHYIPLNFPRAPNWAAMQKSMKELDMEFRLCDSFCRSHYLAGLILQEVSSALNEVADIRRIALRCLKDLLAKHELDDRYQNKGHQSRIASLYLPWIFIVLDNWNRLNVLSVESTGPSSSTASAIGFSSIASPSVKTGKSLSLPRNIRPPVLTPVNSWKRNPGTPLSQTSSPVRSDFNPNRNSSYLAIIAGQGVPCSSSQATLTNGGSVGSLGESDSSSTMSLDRSTVRESPESEKGVQGAPRESTDTEKTDKDKIKTHSRNASLVISNTPVIRYDKLQPDEVKEVLLCLMYVLRHADEGALIAWWHNASQHDLICFFHILELSLRQFKYMGRKRFGIIGDGNSSKSSTLPPRVPPPVFGSRPSTCYEPDGGSCLDGDSTYRSLLESNLTIEVGLIVLDAVGLFCLHFKEALLSEDGDNPLMRKVLDIYLSFLQIGQSESLSKHVFAALRAFINSFPLALYQGNAWLCGRLCCELLRCCASKLSLVRQEACAVLYLLMRSNFEFSGQKALTRVHLQVIISVSQLLGEIGGLNSTRFGESLNVINGFASSDKAMQSTVFPGEVRDLTKRAQTVLRATLQMRQQAQDPELLIDLQHSLANSYSATPELRKTWLETMAHHHTRLGNWSEVAQCRIHVAALITEYLYRRGLRQQGCETFSSLSPNIVQDESNLRLDTGIHDTQYDEAMLLEQLEECSRAVEKAERYEMQLEIYRLILPTYEKQRDYVSLAECFSVLSQACSRANEVNRTGKRLLGTYYRVALYGKARFGDEAGTEYIYKEPKVTNLSEIAERLNRMYCAKFGTERVKLAMDSNPIEDKDIEPQMAYVQITHVVPYFEENDLTERVTEYERNHNINRFMYEIPFTTDGRVRGSPEDQCKKRIILTTQYSFPYIKKRLRVIQREFYDLSPIEVALDEMRLRVKDIAEAVRTVPTDLKKLQLRLQGSISVQVNAGPLAYASAFLVHNTQNYPEEQIQQLQELYRDFVHICGAALELNGKLILPDQREYHEALRSSFRDLVNSLGEILDDPSLNRDWDGSVSSNPFLKRNSVLVFSSGGSNSTDA from the exons ATGGCTGAACGGAAATTTAGTCGTGGCCTTAGAAAGCCAGGTATGGCAGCACAGCTCAGAGAATCAGTTTCTCAAGTTGTCAGAGAAACAGCTGTACAG AGCAAGCCCCAAAGGGCTGAACCTATTGACTATGAAGCTGTACTAGCTAAAAATagaatcatttttaacaatGATCCTCACAGAGAGCTTCTATTGTTTCCACCTGAAGATGTATCT CAAAGCAAAATAGCCAGGCAATGCCGCACAACCAAGTCTACAGTTCCTGAAGAAATTCTTCAGAATGAAGGCAGCTATTTCACACAGAAGTGTGCGCAGTTCTACACATGTGATTGGTCCACACTCTCATTCAAGTATAGGGCCTACAGTGGTAGCTGCCTTGATTTACCAAG GCTAGAGAGACTTAGTTTGCTTACTGATCCCAAGCATGAAGTCGACGTCGAGGGAGATGCAGATGATGAGATGTTTTCTCCTGAATCCCCACCTACTTTAGAAGGATATCTACTAAAGGGACCTGAAGGAGCTTCAGAGAAGATGTTTGCTAATATTGCAACTAAATCCTTTAAGCGGAGATTTTGCAAACTACGCCAAGATATTACTGGGTCATATTTTCTTGACATTTGTAAGGAAGATAAAAAACAGGATGCTGCGCTTTCCATAAGCCTTGATGAATGCGAGGATGTTGTAGC gaacaaaagaaagaacaaattCGGATTCCAGTTGCGTTTGGTCAATCAACGATCTTATGTATTTGCAGCTAGCTCTGAAAGTGAATTGAATAATTGGCTGGAGAAATTGTGCATGGCAGTGCATTCGAGCAAACAATTCTGTGACGACAGAAGAAGTCTGCCCGATCCTG AACTTGCATTGAAATCAACCAAAGTTCCGTCTTCCTATGGCACTTTAAGATCACTTGAGTCATCTTTGAATCCACAGCTAACCAAGTATGCTCGTGAAACAGAGATGTCTATTAGTTTAGCAAGAAGGGAAAATCGCAACTTACTTTTTAATCTCAGTCCAATTAAACCG TTCCCTGGAGCAAGCGATGGTTTTATGCAAACTAAAGTAAAGCCTTTTGAAGATAATTTTGGTCACCGTTTCTTTGCACGATGCGAATCTATCAACTTCCGTCTGCAGGCTCCAATTGATGGCGATAAAGGACCGCTTGGTCAG gTTGAACCGTATTTTATAACCTTGGCATTGTACGACTTGaaattgaataagaaaattacaGAAGATTTTCACTCCGATGTAAATCATCCACTTATGAAAGCAGTCATACAATCAATACAGGCAAATTCCGACGAACCAAATAAGATTTTTGACATTCCAGGCGATTGGCTTGCTTTCCCTAAACAA GCCGTTTTCAGTGTAAGGCATATTCATAGCGAAGTGTTCTTAGTTATCCGAATAGAGACCATCCTGCAAGGATCTGTCGTGACTTCTGCTGAACCTTATGTGAGACCTAATTCGGATATCAAAACCGGATTAAAAGTACAAAAATCAGCCCGTTCCTACTGTAGTAG ATTAGGCCGATATCGAATGCCTTTTGCATGGGCTGCCCGTCCCTTGTTTCGTTCATCTGGTGAACTTGATACGACAAGCGAAATCTCCACTATTTATCGACAAGAGTCTCATCGTAATTCTGACGAAGATTTAATCAAAACCCTGAATGATTTTAGAAG ACCAGAAAAACTCAGCCGATTGACAATTATCCCAGGAATGATTCGAGTCACTGTTGAGCATCTTAAAGAAGCTATGCCAA ATATGTTGACTGCATCATTAGTGCCCATCAAACCATTTCCGTTGCCACCTGTTCAAGAACCTACAATTGAAATTGCTGAGTTTCCTACTGTCCGCGTGGAAGACGGTTTTCCATATATGAGCTACGTCAATCATCTATACGTTTATCCTCGTAGTCTGAAATATGATACCCAgaag ACTTTCCATCGCGCCCGAAATATTGCTTGTGTGATTGAACTACGAGACTCTGATGCAAAAGATGCTCAACCATTGAAG AGTATCTATGGTCAAGTGGGACAGTTGCAAATGGTGTCTCAGTGGGTGTGCTCAGTCTCTCATCACATCACATCGCCGTGTTGGATGGacgaaatcaaaattaatttgcctACATCGTTGAACAACAAACATCATCTGCTctttacttttcttcacatTTCCTGCGATTTGAGCAAGCAAAAGAAAGATCGTGACAATAAAGAAGTCCTTGGTCCAGAAGTAGTGGTTGGCTATAGTTGGCTGCCACTGATGCATAAAGGACGATTGCGAATAGAACAGCAGGGCCTTCCAGTATCAGCTCATCTCCCGCCTGGTTACCTATCATTCGAACCCCTTGGATTAGGCAGAGGA TATGCCGGACCTGAAATTCGGTGGGTTGATGGTCAAAAAcccatttttcaagttcatcttGAACTTGTGTCTACAGTAACGGCCCGAGATCAACATTTGCACAATTTCTTTCTCCATATGGCCAAGCTCAATGAAACTCGTTCAATTGCTTCTCTGTTCCCTACAGCAGCCGAGCTGGATGCTCACAAACCTCTAGAG GAGGCGCCAAAAAGCCCTGCTATCCAGGAGAATGGATCTCGCGAGTTATCAAAGCTGGTTAAG GCTTCGGACTTCGTGTCCAAGATCGTCAAG GCTTTACATGCTGTTGATGTGACTGAAGTAGTCCATCACCTCCCAGTGGTTTTAAACCAACTAATGTGGCTCATGGTCCGTATTAACAGCGAGGAGTTGTCCGTCAATGTAATTAAAGTACTTATCCACATTGTCAACCAACTTCACGAATTCGAGAAAGCAAATATTTTGGATGCCTACTTGGAGTATGTGTTTGTTACACCAACTCTGACGGAATCGGCAAACAAAGCGACAGTTCACGAAGAGATG GTTAAAACGTTGTGCGTCCTTTTACGACCTTCGAACACCGACTTTTTGGTTATGCACAAGTTCCTTCGACACGCCAATTTCTTTCTCAAACTCATTACACGCAGTATGGCTCAGCATATCCTGGAAAGCGGGAGAATTAAA ATGCAGAGGCAAGAGCGATTTCATATGGATTACATGCGCAACGTAGAGAGTCTTGTGGAAACGATTTCACCTCATattcaaattaaatataaAGATTTGCCGGACGAAACTCGACATGCAAATCTAGCGATAGCTGAATTCGTCAAA AAATGTCTGTCTTTGATGGATCGAGGTTTTGCTTTCAGACTAGTCAGTATTTATTTGAACACTTTCCGACCAGACGACCCTCGAGCTTTGTATGAGCTTAAGTTTCAGTTCTTACAATCGGTTTGCTTCCATGAACATTACATCCCTTTAAACTTCCCACGCGCTCCAAACTGGGCGGCCATGCAAAAAAGCATGAAGGAATTGGACATGGAATTTCGGTTGTGCGACTCTTTCTGTCGAAGTCATTATCTAGCCGGATTGATTTTGCAAGAGGTCAGTTCTGCCTTAAATGAAGTGGCTGACATTCGCAGAATTGCGTTAAGATGCCTAAAGGATTTACTAGCAAAACATGAACTGGATGATCGTTATCAAAATAAA GGACATCAGAGCCGAATCGCATCACTTTATTTGCCTTGGATTTTCATTGTACTTGACAACTGGAACAGATTAAATGTTTTGTCTGTGGAATCCACGGGTCCGTCCAGTTCAACTGCTTCAGCTATTGGCTTTTCTAGTATTGCGAGTCCCTCTGTAAAAACTGGGAAATCATTATCTTTGCCAAGAAACATTCGACCACCTGTTTTGACACCAGTAAACTCGTGGAAACG AAATCCTGGAACTCCTTTGTCCCAGACTTCATCTCCAGTCCGATCTGACTTCAACCCTAATAGAAATTCTTCATATTTAGCCATAATTGCTGGTCAAG GGGTTCCATGTTCTAGCAGTCAGGCAACTTTGACTAACGGTGGCTCAGTAGGCAGTCTAGGAGAATCAGACAGCTCTTCCACAATGTCGTTGGATAGATCTACAGTTCGTGAATCACCTGAAAGTGAAAAAGGGGTTCAAGGAGCTCCTAGGGAGTCTACTGACACTGAGAAAACGGacaaagacaaaataaaaactcactCAAG aAATGCCAGCCTCGTAATTTCTAACACACCAGTTATACGTTACGACAAGTTACAACCGGACGAAGTAAAGGAAGTACTTTTGTGCCTGATGTACGTCCTGAGACACGCCGACGAGGGGGCATTAATTGCGTGGTGGCACAATGCCTCGCAGCATGACCTTATTTGCTTCTTCCATATATTAGAACTGAGTTTGAGACAGTTTAAATATATGGGAAGAAAGCGTTTTGGGATTATTGGTGACGGAAATTCATCTAAATCCTCAACTCTTCCACCTCGCGTTCCTCCACCTGTGTTTGGATCCAGACCATCAACATGCTATGAACCCGACGGAG GTTCTTGTTTGGATGGCGACAGTACTTACCGATCTTTATTAGAATCAAATTTGACAATTGAGGTTGGCCTGATAGTTCTTGATGCAGTAGGTCTCTTCTGCCTTCATTTCAAGGAGGCGTTACTTAGTGAAGATGGGGATAACCCCTTAATGAGAAAAGTTTTAGACATCTACTTGTCGTTCCTTCAAATTGGTCAGTCTGAAAGTCTTTCGAAGCACGTATTCGCAGCTCTGCGGGCATTCATCAATAGTTTTCCTCTAGCACTTTACCAAG GTAATGCTTGGCTTTGCGGTCGCTTATGCTGTGAGCTGTTACGGTGTTGTGCTAGTAAATTGTCATTGGTGCGACAAGAAGCTTGCGCCGTCCTTTACTTGCTAATGCGTAGCAACTTCGAGTTCAGTGGGCAAAAAGCCTTAACAAGAGTTCACCTGCAGGTGATCATTTCTGTATCCCAGTTGCTTGGAGAAATTGGTGGTTTGAATAGCACTCGCTTTGGAGAGAGTCTCAATGTCATAAACGGATTCGCAAGCAGCGATAAAGCTATGCAATCTACTG TTTTCCCGGGGGAAGTTCGTGACTTGACAAAGAGGGCACAGACGGTACTTAGAGCAACTTTACAGATGCGCCAACAAGCCCAAGACCCCGAACTGCTTATTGATCTGCAGCATAGTCTTGCTAATTCATATTCTGCCACGCCTGAACTAAGAAAAACTTGGTTGGAAACAATGGCCCATCATCATACTCGCTTGGGGAATTGGTCCGAAGTAGCCCAGTGCCGAATTCATGTAGCAGCTCTCATAACCGAGTACCTGTACCGTAGAGGACTCCGACAACAGGGATGCGAAACCTTTAGTTCCTTATCACCTAATATTGTTCAAGATGAGAGCAACCTTCGTTTAGACACAG GAATCCATGATACTCAGTATGACGAAGCCATGCTACTTGAACAGTTGGAAGAATGTAGCCGTGCGGTAGAAAAAGCTGAACGCTACGAAATGCAACTCGAAATTTACCGACTTATTCTACCAACTTATGAAAAACAGAGAGACTACGTTTCATTAGCTGAGTGTTTTAGTGTCCTTTCCCAGGCGTGTTCTCGAGCCAATGAAGTAAATCGAACTGGGAAACGGTTGCTTGGTACTTACTACCGAGTTGCACTGTATGGAAAG GCCCGATTCGGAGACGAAGCCGGTACCGAGTACATCTATAAAGAACCAAAAGTGACGAATTTGTCAGAAATCGCCGAACGTTTAAACAGGATGTATTGTGCAAAATTTGGCACGGAACGAGTGAAGTTAGCAATGGACTCGAACCCA ATTGAAGATAAAGATATAGAACCGCAGATGGCGTACGTTCAAATCACGCATGTCGTTCCGTATTTTGAGGAGAATGATTTGACTGAGCGTGTTACGGAGTATGAACGCAACCACAATATTAATCGCTTTATGTATGAAATTCCTTTTACTACCGATGGGCGAGTCAGAGGATCTCCTGAAGACCAGTGCAAGAAACGAATTATTTTGACCA cTCAGTATAGCTTCCCTTACATTAAAAAACGATTGAGGGTTATCCAACGTGAATTTTACGATCTCTCACCGATCGAAGTTGCTTTGGATGAAATGCGCTTGCGCGTCAAGGACATTGCGGAGGCGGTACGGACAGTGCCTACAGACTTAAAGAAGTTGCAATTACGACTACAG GGAAGCATCAGTGTCCAAGTTAATGCCGGACCACTAGCGTACGCGTCAGCGTTTCTGGTTCATAACACCCAAAATTACCCGGAAGAACAAATCCAGCAATTACAGGAGCTTTATAG GGATTTTGTGCATATATGCGGGGCCGCCCTAGAATTAAATGGAAAGCTAATCTTACCAGATCAGCGTGAATATCACGAAGCTCTAAGATCTAGCTTTCGAGATCTTGTTAATTCTCTAGGCGAGATTCTCGATGATCCGTCATTGAATAGAGACTGGGACGGTTCAGTAAGTTCGAATCCTTTCCTTAAACGAAACTCTGTATTGGTATTTTCAAGTGGTGGTAGTAACTCTACCGATGCTTGA